In Perca fluviatilis chromosome 18, GENO_Pfluv_1.0, whole genome shotgun sequence, one genomic interval encodes:
- the atraid gene encoding all-trans retinoic acid-induced differentiation factor, translating into MKMKAGCSQLKSVVLILIFNLSFYASYQLTELQVCELCSGTVLNGTVVGRFCSSSAGRIDGRCCLRNDNTSNPEHIIGLDLSNCSLTHVEDLQGASTALMIDLSLNPIVNISDTAFQGFIELNYIILPQDIVCPGGNTSWGKVEVKEGTRLCEGQKDMCNQTGQLSINCPENSLCAPYGPGFSECSCADNYHGYKCLREGEFPALQVFGPLGASTVVISFLLWVTQRRKAKSF; encoded by the exons ATGAAAATGAAAGCTGGGTGCAGCCAGCTGAAATCTGTAGTGCTTATTTTGATCTTTAATTTAAGTTTTTACGCAAGTTATCAACTGACTGAGCTGCAG GTATGTGAGCTCTGCAGCGGTACAGTCCTAAACGGCACCGTAGTGGGCCGGTTTTGCTCCTCGTCCGCTGGTCGGATAGACGGGCGCTGCTGCTTGAGAAATGACAACACAAGCAACCCTGAACACATCATCGG GTTGGATCTGTCCAATTGTTCACTAACTCATGTGGAGGATCTTCAGGGAGCATCAACAGCTTTAATGAT AGACCTCTCACTAAATCCTATTGTCAACATCAGCGACACAGCATTTCAAGGATTTATTGAGTTAAATTACAT AATTTTGCCACAAGACATAGTTTGTCCAGGCGGCAACACTTCTTGGGGAAAGGTGGAGGTCAAAGAGGGAACTCGTCTTTGTGAAGGCCAAAAAGATATGTGCAACCAAACTGGACAGCTGT CCATTAACTGCCCGGAGAACTCCCTCTGCGCCCCCTACGGCCCCGGCTTCTCCGAGTGCAGCTGTGCTGACAACTATCATGGATACAAGTGTCTTCGAGAG GGGGAGTTCCCGGCTCTGCAGGTGTTTGGGCCTCTTGGAGCATCAACAGTGGTGATCTCTTTCCTGCTGTGGGTCACCCAGAGACGTAAAGCCAAATCATTCTAA